A portion of the Candidatus Binatia bacterium genome contains these proteins:
- a CDS encoding pyridoxal-phosphate dependent enzyme: MAIERRFPALRGCLPRVCLTSLPTRVHRLVRLERELGAEQLWIKRDDESGALYGGNKPRKLEFVLGDALRRGRRTLLTFGGIGTHHGLATALCARNVGLRTILLLLPQPVTDHVRRSLLLDYAAGAEMHYAPTVPLLTLQALRLWVREFLRGNWPYVVPVGGSSALGTLGHVNAAIELQEQIRAGELPEPEWIFAPLGTGGTVAGLVLGAKLAGLRARIVAVQVTDILPRSPAQLAKQAESSLTLLRRYLPDVHAPLVTAADFRILSGYLGPAYGAPNDAGCRARALVSQSEGIELDTTYTAKCMAAMIDAVRMPEYRRGPVLFWNTYSSIDPADHLGPLPDYRQLPAAFHRFFTEAAVPV; the protein is encoded by the coding sequence TTGGCGATCGAGAGGCGCTTCCCCGCGCTGCGCGGTTGCCTGCCGCGGGTCTGCCTGACCTCCTTGCCGACGCGGGTGCACCGGCTGGTGAGGTTGGAGCGCGAGCTCGGGGCCGAGCAGCTGTGGATCAAGCGCGACGATGAAAGCGGCGCGCTGTACGGTGGGAACAAGCCACGCAAGCTGGAGTTTGTGCTCGGGGATGCGCTCCGGCGCGGCCGGCGAACGCTGCTCACCTTCGGTGGTATCGGTACGCACCACGGCTTGGCGACAGCGTTGTGTGCGCGCAATGTCGGCCTCAGGACGATTTTGTTGCTGCTGCCGCAGCCCGTGACCGACCATGTCCGCCGCTCTCTGCTTCTCGACTACGCGGCCGGAGCGGAGATGCACTACGCGCCGACGGTGCCGTTGCTGACGTTGCAGGCGCTGCGGTTGTGGGTGCGTGAATTCCTGCGCGGCAACTGGCCGTACGTCGTTCCGGTCGGGGGGTCGTCAGCTCTCGGCACGCTCGGCCATGTCAACGCCGCGATTGAGTTGCAGGAACAAATCCGCGCCGGGGAGCTGCCGGAGCCGGAGTGGATCTTTGCGCCACTGGGAACCGGCGGCACGGTGGCAGGTCTGGTGCTCGGTGCCAAGCTTGCCGGTCTGCGGGCACGTATCGTCGCGGTGCAGGTTACCGATATCCTGCCGCGGTCGCCGGCGCAGCTCGCCAAGCAGGCGGAGAGCAGCCTCACGCTGCTGCGGCGATATCTGCCGGATGTGCATGCCCCGTTGGTGACCGCCGCTGACTTCCGAATTCTGTCGGGCTATCTCGGTCCTGCCTACGGCGCCCCGAATGATGCGGGCTGCCGGGCTCGCGCCCTCGTGTCGCAGTCGGAAGGAATCGAACTCGACACGACCTATACGGCAAAGTGCATGGCCGCCATGATCGACGCCGTGCGCATGCCGGAGTATCGCCGTGGCCCCGTGTTGTTCTGGAACACCTACAGCAGCATCGATCCGGCGGATCACCTCGGGCCGCTGCCCGATTACCGGCAGTTGCCGGCCGCCTTCCATCGCTTCTTCACGGAAGCGGCCGTGCCGGTATGA